In Deltaproteobacteria bacterium, the following are encoded in one genomic region:
- a CDS encoding GNAT family N-acetyltransferase, producing the protein MIDGYVISTDKARLDIPTIHDYLCNRSYWGQGRTIETVRKSIENSLCFGIYDKDNQLAGFARVVSDFTIFAYLLDLFILEGHRKRGLGKWFVEHIVNDQDFKDIRFWRLDTKDAHELYRKYGFREPEFPEKIMEKRNVTNLSLQPTANSRVG; encoded by the coding sequence GTGATTGATGGTTATGTGATATCCACCGATAAAGCGAGGCTCGATATTCCCACTATTCATGACTATTTATGCAACAGATCTTATTGGGGACAAGGCCGGACAATTGAAACCGTACGTAAAAGCATCGAGAATTCATTATGCTTCGGCATATATGACAAAGACAATCAATTGGCTGGATTTGCAAGAGTTGTATCTGATTTCACCATATTCGCATATTTGTTGGATCTATTTATTTTGGAAGGACATCGGAAACGTGGTCTGGGAAAATGGTTTGTTGAGCACATTGTGAACGACCAAGATTTTAAAGATATCCGGTTCTGGCGTCTTGATACCAAAGATGCCCATGAGCTTTATAGAAAGTACGGTTTCCGAGAGCCAGAATTTCCAGAAAAAATCATGGAAAAGCGGAATGTTACGAACCTTTCACTCCAGCCGACCGCAAACAGCCGCGTCGGCTGA